The Brachionichthys hirsutus isolate HB-005 chromosome 17, CSIRO-AGI_Bhir_v1, whole genome shotgun sequence genome segment TCATGTGACAGGAAGCCTCCCTCAATAAAAGTATTACATCACTTAAACACCTCTGATTCTGCACAGAAAAGTAGACGAAACCCGGTTTACATTCACAAATACACAGCGTGTGCATGAAATCCAATCAGCTTTCCAATTCCTACAAAGTAGCACGATTCAGCCATTTCTGAAGGCACAATCCGTCCGTCCGAGTCCGGGAAGGGCTTCCTCACGACGACAAAGGGTCAGGAGATTTAAATGAATCATGATGTCAGCAGCTAAAATCACATGAAGCAACGGGACGAACAACAAATTAAGATTGAGAGGCCATAATGGTTTTAAAACTTTTTCAAAATCCAGACGAGACTGATCCACTCGactttgctaaaaaaaaaaaaaaacggataaCTCCTCCGGGCCGGTTCATGCTCGTCTATCTTGAGAAACGAGGAGTTTGTCTTTAAAACATTGGTTTGAGTTCTAATTAAATAGCGTTAAAATAGCAAAGGGGCATTTTTCTACAGCAGACAAAGGGCATAAGACACACGAATACATCGTACGCCGTTTGTAAAGCCGCTCGAGAACCACATTCAAGACACAAGAAGCTCAAGGCGCTCCTCTCCGACATCGCCCACCAAACACACGCTGCGACGAGCACATGCAGTATATTTACAGCTTCAAGtcactttaaatacatttaaaaaaaaaaaaaaaaacctttccgAGATAGAAAAGAGCAAAATGTGGCTCCCTCCACCCGTTTGTAGTGTTAACAGGCGAGTGATAAGCTCTGATTCTCATGTTATTCCCAAGGAAACCTTCTTCGCCTTCGGTTAAAGACAAGCAAGGAGAAAGAACAGAAGCCAAACCGACATTCCGAGACGGTTTGCGGTGGTCAATGCGAAGCCGTAGCCCCCCACCCTCTCCTGTGCCACCCCTACGAACGTTAGTGCTGGCCTTTCGCCTGGTCCTTCACTACGAGATCTTACAGTTCCCTTTAGAGGACGTCGAGCTCTTCGGAGGACTCTGCGGCGGCCGGAAGGACTTCGAACGCTTGAGGCTGTTGCCTTTGCTCCCACCGCCGCTTCCCGCTGGACTGTTGGCCACGGAGTAGGAGCGTCCGTGCATCATCACCGCGTTCATGCCGTTGGCCATTGAGAAGGACTTGAGGTGGGACTTTATGGCCACGGGGAGGGGCAGCTTATCGATGAGGTGAACCGGGGTGCAGGAGACGATCGAACGGCAGCACAGGTCTTGAAGCCCGAAGACTGCGGAGGAAGAAAAGGGAATGTGGATGCGGATGCCACGTCCGGCACGGCGAGAAAACGCTCAAAGGTTTCCACACACGGAAATCgacattttgaaatgtaaacaCGCTACGGCGTACGGATTCGCAAAGGAGTAAACGGCAGCCGACAGAATTGGTTAAACCACGAACCGGCATACCTTTGCTGGGCCGCCAGAATTTCTCCATTCCGTGCCTCATCAGCACGATGCGAGAAAGTTCCGTGAAAGACTCGACGACGTTGAAGTTGCACAGCGGACTGACTTCGAAGAAAGTCATGCTGTTCTTCTCCGCGTAAGCCCTCGCCTGCTCCGTGGGCACCTGCCGCTTGAAGGCGAGGTGAAGCCTGTTGCCCACCAGGATCCTGGGCACGCCGGGGGCATGCTGgcggagacgggggggggggggggggtgtttcaaaatgtttcagCCACGTCCATGTCACGAAGAAAAGGATCTTTTATTGAGGAACGCGTTTACCTCGTCGATTTCCCGGATCCAGCGGTCGATGCCGTCGAACGACCAGACGTTAGTGATGTCATAGACGAGCAGGATGCCCTGTCCGAATAAAGTCACACATGTTCACGTATATTAAACTgcccagcccccccaaaaaaagtcacACACAATTATTTTTGTTAGGCTGCCTTAATTAAGCTTTGAGTACAGAAGATgccaccatctctctctctctctctctctctctcagaaccTAATGAGCACTAAATCTTGTATTGATGATGGGCGATCCGGTCCCTCCATGTAAATCCTGAGTCAGCACATCCTAAAGATTCTCAAAGGTTTGGATTTTGTGCTGGCCTTGTCTTTCTGAGGCGACCCCAGATCAGAACTCTGCCCCCCATAGGATGGGACGGTAACACGAAGGACGCATCTCCTCTTACCCTGATGTGCCCATCACTCTGGAACGGGGTAAATCTCGACTCAGACCACACGACCGTTATTCCATTGCTCTCGAGTCTCAATCTTTatgttgacctttttttttttactcactgaTTTCTTAAGGTTACACAACCGTTGAGTCAAAATCCATGGACTTCTCTTGACACTGGTTCTGTGGAAATGTTCTGACGCAAACCGTTTTCTATAAAGGGAAAATCTCCCAAACTGCCCTCACCTGTGCTCCACGAGAGTAAGACCTGAAAATGGTGCAGAATCTTCCTTGCCCTGATGTATCCCTGttgaagacagagacacacaacacggCTATGTGATTACAACACGATGTTTATCAATCGCTCAAAGTcctttagtgtcagcagcaacACTTACCACAACTCTAATTTCACTCTTCTCCCATCCAGCAGAATCGTTGTGGTCTTGTAATCAATCCCTGAGGTCACATTAGATGAGTTAATGTTGGTCAGTCTCCGGTTTCTAATGTATTTAGAGCAAAAACAGAGAGAGCTACTCACCACTGCTGTACGGATAGGGAGACTCTACTGATCCGTCTTGCAAACTATCCAATATTTCTCCCTTTCCGACATCGCTGTCTCCAACTAAGAGGAATTTCAGTAGGTAATCGTAGCTCTTAACAGGACTCGTCTGGGTCCCCATCACCCCACGCATTGGATCCGGATCAGAGAGCTTTGTAAGCTCGCCAGACGTCCCCACCAGTGGTAGCTAAACAGTATGGAACCCGCAACTAGCTCTCCTTTAACACGTTAAATAATCTAATACCACTGAATTTTGTCAAATAAGAATTTAGTTTCGCTCTTCTGCACCGCTAGGATAAGACTAGCATGAACATTCCCAATCAAAGCAAGCTTAACaagctgctagcatgctagctactagctactagctaTCCAGTAAAAGCGACAGCGTATTCCACCAATCACTGATTATACACGCCAATAAAGAGGCCGATTGATCACAAAAAAGCAATAATCTACTAACTAAAATACAACTGCATCAATTTATCGACAGGACAAGAGCCAGAAAGTGACATTCAGCTTGCGACTACAACGCCTACTACGAGTGGACGGTGTTGGCACTTCCGGGTTGCAGCGTCATTGGGTTCGTCATATCCGGGTATCGGTgcgaaatgaaagaaataaaatgttagcAGTTTCTCGATTTATTCGCCACATTTTCTAGCGCAAGtggacaaaataataaataatctgtGAATGTTATCGAGGAAATTAATTTAAGACTCTCATCAATATCTGCGAATACGTGGGTGCAATTTTGCCTGACTTTAATAACAGTTGCTCAGGGAGTACACTCTAAAAAAATAACCTTTATACTAGTAATACTAGTAAATAGACCTATGTACCGTCCAAAAAATTAATCAAACTTCTGTGGTCCTTTCTTTGGTAAAACTATCGTGAAAA includes the following:
- the LOC137906588 gene encoding ras-related protein Rab-40C-like — its product is MRGVMGTQTSPVKSYDYLLKFLLVGDSDVGKGEILDSLQDGSVESPYPYSSGIDYKTTTILLDGRRVKLELWDTSGQGRFCTIFRSYSRGAQGILLVYDITNVWSFDGIDRWIREIDEHAPGVPRILVGNRLHLAFKRQVPTEQARAYAEKNSMTFFEVSPLCNFNVVESFTELSRIVLMRHGMEKFWRPSKVFGLQDLCCRSIVSCTPVHLIDKLPLPVAIKSHLKSFSMANGMNAVMMHGRSYSVANSPAGSGGGSKGNSLKRSKSFRPPQSPPKSSTSSKGNCKIS